A stretch of the Gemmatimonadota bacterium genome encodes the following:
- a CDS encoding extracellular solute-binding protein translates to MRILPDPLVLCVLFALSLLSVTSCGRGDRPDDSATLTLWEMMDPPERELLATQITTFEAEHPGIAVEVTHFGVEDVRSQFLTAVIGGGGPDIVYGPSDQVGPFSAARSILPMDDLFGEDFLARFAPMALDTLAGHVWDIPDQFGNHLTLVCNTDLVPTPPKNTDELIRMAKQHTTDFDGDGTLDRYGLVFESKEPFWLVPWLAGFGGWVMDDNAHPTLDSPAMADALAFLRDLRHTHQVLPADCDYELADMLFKEGRAAMIINGPWAWSGYRDAGVSIRLALLPRVSETGLLPAPMISHRGYSIARSCPEARRGAALDLIRFLVSDKAQRDRTQRLGILPSLASALQDPTLRDDPILSASLEQALAGRRMPVVPGMRAVWDAMRPGFQNVMNRELEPAEAAQAMQEDALKKIAEMDR, encoded by the coding sequence CTCTTGTTTTGTGTGTCTTGTTCGCACTCTCGCTGCTTTCCGTCACCTCCTGCGGTCGCGGAGATCGTCCCGATGACTCCGCGACGCTCACGCTCTGGGAGATGATGGACCCTCCGGAGCGAGAACTCCTCGCCACGCAGATCACCACCTTCGAGGCGGAACACCCGGGCATTGCGGTGGAAGTCACGCACTTCGGCGTGGAGGATGTCCGAAGCCAGTTCCTGACTGCGGTCATCGGCGGGGGCGGTCCAGACATCGTGTACGGCCCTTCCGACCAGGTGGGCCCCTTTTCCGCCGCACGCTCCATCCTGCCCATGGACGACCTGTTCGGCGAGGACTTCCTGGCGCGGTTCGCCCCGATGGCACTCGACACGCTCGCCGGTCATGTCTGGGACATCCCCGACCAGTTCGGCAACCACCTCACGCTTGTATGCAATACGGATCTCGTCCCGACACCGCCGAAGAACACGGACGAGCTCATCCGCATGGCGAAGCAACACACGACAGACTTCGACGGAGACGGCACGCTGGACCGATACGGTCTGGTCTTTGAGTCGAAGGAGCCGTTCTGGCTGGTGCCGTGGCTCGCCGGATTCGGCGGGTGGGTCATGGACGACAACGCTCACCCCACGCTGGACTCCCCCGCCATGGCCGACGCGCTGGCATTCCTTCGCGATCTGCGTCACACGCATCAGGTGTTGCCGGCCGACTGCGACTACGAACTCGCCGACATGCTCTTCAAGGAAGGCCGGGCCGCCATGATCATCAACGGACCCTGGGCATGGTCCGGCTATCGTGACGCGGGGGTGAGCATCCGGCTTGCGTTGCTTCCTCGCGTCTCCGAAACCGGATTGCTTCCCGCACCGATGATTTCGCATCGCGGGTATTCCATTGCACGATCCTGTCCGGAAGCCAGGCGTGGCGCGGCACTGGACCTCATTCGCTTCCTCGTTTCCGACAAGGCACAGCGCGACCGCACGCAGCGGCTGGGAATCCTCCCGAGCCTCGCATCCGCGCTTCAGGATCCGACGCTGCGCGACGACCCCATTCTGTCCGCATCGCTGGAGCAGGCGCTTGCCGGAAGACGCATGCCCGTCGTCCCCGGGATGCGCGCCGTCTGGGACGCCATGCGCCCCGGCTTCCAGAATGTCATGAATCGCGAGTTGGAACCCGCAGAGGCCGCGCAGGCCATGCAGGAGGACGCGCTGAAGAAGATCGCGGAGATGGATCGGTGA
- a CDS encoding sugar ABC transporter permease, protein MRLPNSLRRHGLPFLFLAPSFAVMFAVVVYPFLYNFALSTTNMNLYHLFDPEFIGLEHYRSILAESDMYRVFAKTLAWTVVNLFFHVTIGVGLALLLNREMRGRGIFRALLILPWAMPQFITALTWRGMFNYDYGLVNLLLTRVLHLSAVPWFASEQSAFLAAVATNVWLGFPFMMVVALGGLQSISKDVYEAAHIDGAGRFARLRRITLPLLRPVLIPAVLLGTIWTFNNLNVIWLVTNHGEPADKTHILVSHVYKAAFTYYRYGYAAAFSVVIFFILLGIVLIYAKQTKATESAS, encoded by the coding sequence GTGAGACTGCCCAACTCTCTTCGTCGCCACGGCCTTCCGTTTCTCTTCCTCGCGCCGTCCTTCGCTGTGATGTTCGCTGTTGTGGTCTATCCGTTCCTGTACAACTTTGCGCTCTCCACCACGAACATGAACCTGTACCACCTCTTCGATCCTGAGTTTATCGGCCTCGAACATTACCGGTCCATCCTCGCCGAGTCGGACATGTACCGCGTCTTCGCAAAGACCCTGGCGTGGACCGTGGTGAACCTCTTCTTCCATGTGACCATCGGTGTCGGTCTCGCGCTTCTTCTGAACCGGGAGATGCGCGGACGGGGGATCTTCCGCGCGCTCCTCATCCTTCCATGGGCAATGCCGCAGTTCATCACGGCACTGACATGGCGCGGAATGTTCAACTACGACTATGGCCTCGTGAACCTCCTCCTGACGCGGGTGCTGCATCTCTCCGCCGTTCCGTGGTTCGCATCGGAGCAGTCCGCCTTCCTGGCCGCGGTCGCCACAAATGTCTGGCTCGGCTTTCCCTTCATGATGGTCGTCGCGCTGGGCGGGCTTCAGTCGATTTCGAAGGATGTCTACGAAGCCGCTCACATCGACGGGGCGGGGCGATTCGCTCGACTCCGCCGAATCACACTTCCACTCCTGCGGCCCGTTTTGATTCCGGCGGTGCTTCTTGGCACGATCTGGACCTTCAACAACCTCAATGTCATCTGGCTCGTGACCAACCACGGCGAACCCGCCGACAAGACACACATTCTCGTGTCCCATGTTTACAAGGCCGCGTTCACCTACTATCGCTACGGCTATGCGGCGGCCTTCAGCGTGGTGATCTTCTTCATACTGCTCGGCATCGTGCTCATCTACGCGAAGCAGACGAAGGCCACGGAGAGCGCATCGTGA
- a CDS encoding ABC transporter permease subunit — MRSRTGTVFRRVVLYTLMTMITIVTIYPVVQVVGTSLRPGDRLYSTSLRPFPEDATFDAYRAILFEKPFPLWFRNSFVVAFFVTVLGVSLASSAGYAFSRFRFPGRGIGMSAFLVTQMFPATMLLLPLYMLMRRIGLTDSLPGLAVAYTATALPFCVWTMKGYFDSIPIDLEEAAFVDGASRVGAFLRVLLPLAAPALAITALFSFMAAWSEFMVARVILSSKEWYTLPLGLEGLAGTFQTEWANYSAGAVLVSIPAVAVFLALNRFLVGGLTLGGVKD, encoded by the coding sequence GTGAGATCCCGCACGGGAACGGTCTTTCGGAGGGTTGTCCTGTACACGCTCATGACGATGATTACGATCGTCACGATCTATCCTGTGGTGCAGGTGGTGGGCACCTCGCTCCGGCCCGGAGATCGACTCTACTCCACCTCACTCCGGCCTTTCCCGGAAGACGCCACATTCGACGCGTACCGTGCCATCCTCTTCGAGAAACCGTTTCCGCTCTGGTTCCGGAATTCCTTTGTCGTCGCATTCTTCGTGACCGTGCTGGGGGTGTCGCTGGCCTCCAGCGCGGGCTACGCATTCAGCCGGTTCCGGTTTCCCGGGCGAGGCATCGGCATGTCGGCCTTCCTGGTGACGCAGATGTTCCCGGCCACCATGCTCCTCCTGCCGCTCTACATGCTGATGCGTCGAATCGGCCTCACCGATTCGCTCCCGGGGCTCGCGGTCGCGTACACCGCCACGGCGCTCCCCTTCTGCGTCTGGACCATGAAGGGCTACTTCGACTCGATCCCGATCGACCTGGAGGAGGCCGCGTTCGTGGACGGGGCTTCCCGCGTCGGCGCGTTTCTGCGCGTGCTTCTTCCGCTAGCCGCCCCCGCGCTCGCAATCACCGCACTCTTCTCATTCATGGCCGCCTGGAGCGAGTTCATGGTCGCACGCGTCATCCTCTCCTCGAAGGAGTGGTACACGCTGCCACTGGGACTTGAGGGCCTGGCCGGGACTTTTCAGACGGAGTGGGCGAACTACTCGGCCGGTGCTGTGCTGGTTTCGATTCCGGCCGTCGCGGTGTTCCTGGCACTGAACCGGTTTCTTGTGGGGGGACTCACGCTCGGCGGGGTCAAAGACTGA
- a CDS encoding ceramidase domain-containing protein translates to MSVAAFTWRHGVLVLLCFGTLAGVLSVDPIPQDPGYHAFADARSWCGIPNFCDVVSNLPFLLVGLLGSRFCRRMNPRASRPAWIVLFAGVATVSVGSAFYHWNPTSETLVWDRLPMTVAFMGLFVALLTEYAGWRAAALLVPAVVLGVASVGYWHMTDDLRPYCWVQLAPLMTIPAVMLLFRKDAPHQWLLLLALGFYASAKAMEVYDEEVFRISQNFISGHTAKHLLAAAACYSVLSMLRKQGTPDPGRVRD, encoded by the coding sequence GTGTCGGTGGCGGCATTCACATGGCGGCACGGCGTGCTGGTGCTCCTGTGCTTCGGGACACTGGCGGGCGTGCTGAGCGTGGATCCCATCCCGCAGGATCCCGGCTATCATGCTTTTGCCGACGCGCGGTCGTGGTGCGGCATTCCGAACTTCTGCGATGTCGTCTCAAATCTGCCGTTTCTCCTTGTCGGGCTTTTGGGGTCTCGCTTCTGTCGTCGGATGAACCCGAGGGCTTCGCGCCCGGCATGGATCGTTCTCTTTGCGGGAGTGGCGACGGTCAGCGTCGGTTCAGCCTTTTACCACTGGAACCCCACGAGCGAAACACTGGTCTGGGACCGCCTGCCGATGACTGTCGCGTTCATGGGGTTGTTTGTCGCACTCTTGACGGAGTATGCAGGCTGGCGGGCGGCGGCCCTTCTGGTTCCCGCCGTCGTGCTGGGCGTGGCGTCGGTGGGGTACTGGCACATGACCGACGACCTTCGTCCCTATTGCTGGGTGCAACTGGCACCGCTCATGACGATTCCGGCCGTCATGCTGCTCTTCCGGAAAGATGCGCCGCACCAGTGGCTTCTTCTCCTGGCGCTGGGGTTCTATGCATCCGCAAAGGCGATGGAGGTGTACGACGAAGAGGTGTTCCGCATCTCGCAGAACTTCATCAGCGGGCACACGGCGAAGCACCTGCTGGCGGCGGCCGCCTGCTACAGCGTCCTGTCCATGTTGCGAAAGCAAGGCACCCCCGACCCGGGTAGAGTGCGCGACTGA
- a CDS encoding glycogen-binding domain-containing protein — translation MDARGKCGVTALLLATLIAGAGCGSLSFIKRRLPPPAPVASGVLFHFEAPSARVVQLAGSWPENNWLSGQGETATWDIGMMQDPDGDGVWEVVVDLSPGRYQYKFRIDETNWKEDPNNPQKVDDGFGGFNSLVIVD, via the coding sequence ATGGATGCTCGCGGCAAGTGCGGGGTCACGGCCCTTCTCCTCGCAACACTGATTGCGGGAGCGGGGTGCGGTTCGCTCTCGTTTATCAAGCGACGCCTGCCGCCCCCGGCTCCGGTGGCAAGCGGAGTGCTGTTTCACTTTGAGGCGCCGTCCGCGAGAGTCGTGCAACTTGCCGGGAGCTGGCCGGAGAACAACTGGCTGAGCGGACAGGGAGAGACGGCCACCTGGGACATCGGGATGATGCAGGATCCGGATGGGGACGGAGTCTGGGAGGTCGTCGTGGACCTGTCTCCCGGTCGCTATCAGTACAAGTTCCGGATTGATGAGACGAACTGGAAGGAAGATCCGAACAACCCGCAGAAAGTGGACGACGGATTCGGGGGGTTCAACTCCCTGGTGATCGTGGACTAG